In Mangifera indica cultivar Alphonso chromosome 7, CATAS_Mindica_2.1, whole genome shotgun sequence, the genomic window TCCTTTAAAAACCAATTGAGCTAGATCATGAACAAGATCATGCATAACATATTTCGAACTATGACTATTCAATTGTTGGAAAAGTGACcttgaacataattttttaaaacactcACCTGCCTCATCTAGCTGTTTATCAGATGGTTGAACAATACCTTCCGCAATCCATAGAAGTGCAAGTTCCTTCTCCTCAAATTCGTAATCCTGAGGAAAAATTGCGCAATAGCCAAAACATCTTTTTAGATTCGAAGGAAGATAATGATAGCTTAGCTTTAATGCTGGGAGAATGTGATCCCTTTCATCAGATGTACTCCATATTTTGCTTTCCAATATATTTTCCCATGTGTCGCTCTGCTTAAAGCGTAGAAGACCACCAAGGGTCTTTGCTGCCAGTGGTAGGCCGCCACACCTTTCAACAACTCTCTTGTAAATTGAATCCGAAATTTGATTAGGAACAGCAAATGCACCAGCCCCAAACGCATGCTCCTGAAACAAGGATTTACAAGCGTCGTTGGATAAAAGCTTCAATTGATAAGTATGAGAGCATCTTATTGTTTGTGCAACATCTGTATCGCGTGTTGTCACGATCATCATGCTTCCAGGTGCACCAGCTGCGAAAGGAGACTTAAGCGTTTCCCATTGCTGGTACTCCACCTTCCAAATATCATCTAACACTATCAAGAATTTCTTTCCACTTACTGCCTTTTCCAGCTGAACTTgtatttcattgaaattttttgGAACTTCCTTTGAGAATTGCTCAAGAAGTTCCTTTGAGATTTCTTCAACTTTAAAGTTGGTTGAAACGCACACCCACGCTTTTTTGTCAAACTTGATATCTTCCAACTCCTTGTGATTGTACACTTCTCGAGCAATTGTTGTTTTGCCGATCCCTCCCATGCCGACAACTGCTATTACTTGAAAGTTGGCACCGCTTTTCACCATTTTCAATAGTTCGGCTTCATCTTCATTTCTGCCATAAACCTTTTGTTCAGGTCGGACGCTTGAAGTTTCCTCTGGTTTTGGCGGTGCAGCGACGTTAGTTGGTGGCAGTCCAGAACGCTCTTGATCTTCACGTTCAGCTGATCTTTGTTGGCGAAGTTTATCCAACCGGCTATTGATTTCTTTGATCTTGCACCCCATCTGGACAGCGAACAAAGGACTCGGTAAACAAGCGGGGAGGCAGCTAAATCCTTTGCTAGAGCTTGCCTGGTGTTGTGCCTTCAGTTTGTTTCGCAAAGCTTCGTAGGCAAACTCATCGAGTAAATCCTCCGCATCATAAGCCCACTGTTGAAGATTGTCAAGCCAGTTCTTTACGCTTTCATCTGACAGTTGCTTGTCTTGCGCATTGCGAAGAAGATTTCCAATGTGTGTCAACTTGTCCTTCAGCTCTTTGAGCTTTGAATCTACCCCTCCAACAAGTTGCTGGGCAAAGTCCCGCACTTCATTGGACCCCAGTATCTTAAACAACCCCTTAACGAGTTCGGAGATGACGGGCTCAAGAACGACTTCCATGGTTCGATTGTTGGAAATAAGGAAAGATTTAAGATTGTAACAAGCAGAGAAGAatgtgagaaagaaagagaaactggTTAGTTATTGTGTTTTAAGTgctcaaaataaaagaatatttgagTCACAAGTCATTCTTAGATGAATACCTTACTTATTCTTGagataaagaaaggaaaggaatcCTTCATGATCATCAACTTTGGGTTGTTTGATTGTGATGCCAAATCTACTTTTACTTGCCTCCTCCTGTCATCTACAGCCCATaccttttaaaaagaaaaatgaatagaGAATCATTCTTTGTGTCTTTCTTCAGCCATTTTGGTTTCCTCATCCTTGATCATTCTTCGTAATTCACTctgtatatattataaatggaAAAGACAGTCTTCTTATATACCACTCTGCTTTTAAATTGTACAAAGCAAAGGAGATTCTCTGCTTGCTCTCTGTTTATAAGATTTCACTGAGAATTTTCCCTTTCTCAATTAGGCCATTTCTAGCTGTGCTATATAGGCTTGTTTCCAATTTTAACAAAAGGGTTAACTTATTAGAGGTTAACGAATGTTTGCAATCAAGGCTTGTCACTACCCAAAGCTTCAGCATCATTGAAATGGTGGTGGCTCAATAACAAACAGGCAGTGCTTTAACATGTTTATTATCAAATCTTTTTCTGCCTAATTAGCCTGAGGTTTTATTGGTTAAAAGAAGTATATATGATTAGTGAAAGAAAGCCATAAGACAATCA contains:
- the LOC123220807 gene encoding putative disease resistance protein RGA4; translated protein: MEVVLEPVISELVKGLFKILGSNEVRDFAQQLVGGVDSKLKELKDKLTHIGNLLRNAQDKQLSDESVKNWLDNLQQWAYDAEDLLDEFAYEALRNKLKAQHQASSSKGFSCLPACLPSPLFAVQMGCKIKEINSRLDKLRQQRSAEREDQERSGLPPTNVAAPPKPEETSSVRPEQKVYGRNEDEAELLKMVKSGANFQVIAVVGMGGIGKTTIAREVYNHKELEDIKFDKKAWVCVSTNFKVEEISKELLEQFSKEVPKNFNEIQVQLEKAVSGKKFLIVLDDIWKVEYQQWETLKSPFAAGAPGSMMIVTTRDTDVAQTIRCSHTYQLKLLSNDACKSLFQEHAFGAGAFAVPNQISDSIYKRVVERCGGLPLAAKTLGGLLRFKQSDTWENILESKIWSTSDERDHILPALKLSYHYLPSNLKRCFGYCAIFPQDYEFEEKELALLWIAEGIVQPSDKQLDEAVRKVESTIF